The following coding sequences lie in one Vibrio splendidus genomic window:
- a CDS encoding DUF3332 domain-containing protein has product MKKIALKIVGLTVLASALTGCIGSNAVTGKVMKFNVEVVDNRYARAGVNFLLAPVYGITTAADYVVFNSLEFWTGKNPISGSPHVFDTKTDTHFEVNDDLDPSLKEAPVGPISNNRTIETGEMIKIDENTVQMDIVYTSGETATLTGIKEGQNVSYYMDGQLVSQTTIAELEKIQGTEA; this is encoded by the coding sequence ATGAAAAAGATTGCACTTAAAATTGTAGGACTAACGGTTTTGGCTTCTGCGCTAACTGGTTGTATCGGCAGCAACGCCGTAACAGGGAAAGTGATGAAATTTAACGTTGAAGTTGTCGATAACCGCTATGCTCGTGCAGGTGTAAACTTCTTATTAGCGCCTGTGTACGGTATTACAACCGCAGCCGACTATGTCGTATTCAACTCACTCGAATTCTGGACAGGTAAAAACCCAATCAGTGGTTCACCACACGTATTTGATACAAAAACAGATACACACTTCGAAGTGAACGACGACCTAGACCCAAGCTTGAAAGAAGCACCTGTTGGGCCAATTTCAAACAATCGCACGATTGAAACGGGTGAGATGATTAAGATTGACGAAAACACGGTTCAAATGGACATCGTCTATACCTCTGGTGAAACGGCAACTCTGACAGGTATCAAAGAGGGTCAAAATGTTAGCTATTACATGGATGGTCAGCTTGTGTCACAAACGACCATCGCTGAATTAGAGAAGATACAAGGCACTGAAGCGTAA
- a CDS encoding potassium channel family protein, with product MKPVSKDDNFYFLFYALLVLFFGCAVMQQFYPQGQKTILFLIIITLASSIVGIHKERALYRSWYGMLLITALVSGVFSFLEGYNLSIVTLSALAVFLFSHIYSALKQVMKAKTVTPNHIIGSICIYLLLGFAWSTIYLLILEIFPNAFNGLEEQIWLTNLFNAMYFSFITLTTVGYGDISPALPIAQFFVFMESIIGSFYLAIMVASLVSIRLTQSQSQ from the coding sequence ATGAAGCCAGTCTCTAAAGACGACAACTTCTACTTCTTATTCTATGCACTGTTGGTGTTGTTTTTTGGTTGCGCGGTGATGCAGCAGTTTTATCCTCAAGGCCAGAAAACAATACTATTTCTCATCATCATTACTCTGGCGAGTTCAATTGTTGGTATCCATAAAGAGCGAGCTTTGTATCGATCTTGGTATGGGATGTTGTTGATTACGGCATTGGTGTCTGGTGTGTTTTCGTTTTTGGAAGGCTATAATCTGTCGATAGTGACCCTATCGGCGTTGGCTGTGTTCTTGTTTTCACACATTTACTCGGCGTTAAAACAGGTGATGAAAGCAAAAACGGTAACACCCAATCACATTATCGGCTCGATCTGTATTTACTTGTTGTTGGGGTTCGCTTGGTCGACCATCTACTTGTTGATTTTAGAAATATTTCCCAACGCCTTTAATGGGTTAGAAGAGCAAATCTGGCTAACCAATTTGTTTAATGCGATGTACTTTAGCTTTATCACGTTGACTACGGTTGGTTATGGTGACATATCACCGGCATTACCTATTGCTCAGTTCTTCGTGTTTATGGAATCCATTATCGGCAGTTTTTACTTGGCCATCATGGTGGCGAGTTTGGTGAGCATTCGACTTACACAGTCTCAATCTCAATAG